In Humulus lupulus chromosome 6, drHumLupu1.1, whole genome shotgun sequence, a single genomic region encodes these proteins:
- the LOC133785661 gene encoding uncharacterized protein LOC133785661, producing the protein MFRQQSDQSRHDATRSYMNTKMKKGVSVRTHVLHMIGLLHEPKTHGATIDERTQASIILESLTPSFQQFTTNYVMNKLQFNTTQLLNELTIFEYLNKDKSKEVEANNVEERPTSSSDKKRKWNDKDKIIKPKKGKKAPKANENVTSPIC; encoded by the coding sequence ATGTTTcggcagcaatctgatcaaagtagacatgatgCTACTCGTAGCTACATGAacactaagatgaagaaaggtgtatCTGTACGAACTCATGTATTACACATGATTGGGTTACTGCATGAGCCAAAGACacatggggctaccattgatgaGCGTACTCAAGCGAGTATTATACTTGAGTCCCTCACTCCTTCCTTCCAACAGTTCACCACAAACTATGTGATGAACAAACTCCAATTCAACACGACTCAGCTGTTGAATGAACTTACAATATTTGAATACCTCAACAAGGATAAATCCAAGGAAGTTGAGGCAAATAACGTGGAAGAGAGGCCTACTTCATCTTCTGACAAGAAGAGGAAGTGGAATGATAAGGACAAGATCATTAAACCcaagaaaggcaagaaggcaccTAAAGCCAATGAGAATGTAACATCCCCAATTTGCTAa